In Gossypium raimondii isolate GPD5lz chromosome 12, ASM2569854v1, whole genome shotgun sequence, a single window of DNA contains:
- the LOC105764583 gene encoding piriformospora indica-insensitive protein 2, translating to MLMRSNRFTLAVCILCLGIWCCGQAYNTEEAAPMEKAEQAALYSAIQGFVGNWWNGSDLYPDPCGWTPIQGVSCDIVGGLWYITALSIGPFYENSLACATNVEFRPQLFQLKHLKSLSFFNCFVSLRHPITIPGDKWEKLAGSLQSIEFRSNPGLIGQVPTSFGYLKKLQSLVLLENGLTGQVPTNIGNLTNLNRLVLAGNRFTGRIPDSFGRLKKLLILDLSRNSLSGHLPLGLGGLASLLKFDLSNNQLKGKLFARNAYLKNLTLLDVRNNKFSGGLNQPILDMHSLEELMLSCNPLGGDIMRLDWQSLQSLVVLDLSNVGLKGEIPESLSGLKRLRYLGLGNNNLAGNPPAKLASLPNLNALYLNGNNLTGVLKFSEIFYGKMGKRFGAWNNPELCYPIGSMTTRNGPYGVKPCQRGVTLLDPNSGAKLGDGNLNNNSHFVASLGFSSNGIDGLRQLIWVDTSITVLLLNLFL from the exons ATGCTTATGAGAAGCAATCGTTTTACTTTGGCTGTTTGCATTCTATGTTTGGGTATTTGGTGCTGTGGCCAAGCATACAATACTGAAGAAGCAGCTCCCATGGAGAAAGCTGAGCAAGCCGCTCTGTACTCTGCCATACAAGGCTTTGTAGGTAATTGGTGGAATGGCTCAGATCTCTATCCGGATCCTTGTGGTTGGACTCCAATACAG GGGGTCTCCTGTGATATCGTAGGTGGCCTATGGTATATCACTGCTTTGAGCATTGGTCCCTTTTATGAAAACTCACTTGCTTGTGCCACTAATGTGGAGTTTAGGCCACAGCTCTTCCAGCTCAAGCACCTAAAATCTCTCAGCTTTTTCAATTGTTTCGTATCTCTTAGACATCCAATTACCATCCCTGGTGATAAATGGGAAAAACTTGCTGGCAGCTTGCAGTCAATAGAGTTTCGGTCCAATCCAGGTCTCATTGGCCAAGTTCCTACTAGCTTTGGTTACCTCAAAAAGCTCCAATCTTTAGTCTTACTAGAAAATGGGTTAACAGGACAAGTACCAACTAATATCGGCAACTTAACCAACCTGAATCGACTAGTCCTGGCTGGAAACAGGTTTACAGGTCGAATCCCAGATAGTTTCGGAAGGTTAAAGAAGCTGTTAATCTTGGATTTAAGTAGAAATTCACTCTCCGGCCATTTACCTCTAGGTCTTGGTGGTCTGGCATCACTCTTGAAGTTTGATTTGAGTAACAATCAATTGAAGGGGAAGCTGTTTGCACGTAATGCATATCTGAAGAATTTGACCCTTTTAGATGTGAGAAACAACAAGTTCTCAGGTGGGTTAAACCAGCCAATTCTAGACATGCATTCTTTGGAAGAGTTGATGCTGTCTTGCAACCCATTAGGTGGAGATATTATGAGGCTAGATTGGCAAAGTTTACAAAGTCTTGTGGTGTTGGATCTCAGTAATGTAGGATTGAAAGGTGAAATTCCTGAATCCCTATCTGGATTGAAGAGACTGAGGTATCTGGGACTTGGTAACAACAATCTGGCGGGCAATCCCCCAGCAAAGCTAGCATCTTTGCCTAATCTTAACGCACTGTATCTAAATGGGAACAATCTGACAGGAGTGCTTAAATTCTCTGAAATATTTTATGGGAAAATGGGAAAGCGTTTTGGGGCTTGGAATAATCCAGAACTCTGCTATCCAATTGGGTCAATGACAACAAGGAATGGTCCATATGGAGTAAAGCCATGCCAACGAGGTGTGACTTTGCTCGACCCTAATTCTGGGGCTAAGTTGGGGGATGGAAACTTGAACAACAATTCCCATTTCGTCGCCTCATTGGGATTCTCAAGCAATGGCATTGATGGGCTGCGGCAGTTAATTTGGGTAGATACATCGATAACAGTACTACTATTGAATCTTTTCCTATAG
- the LOC105764584 gene encoding protein MIZU-KUSSEI 1 — translation MKTITAKSPHDSSFSFSRRYFNWKKKVEDDDDNEEEILTFSSSSHFCEEAKEAEELRIPVASRVSLVPPPRKKLPIVSVSRLRSALSVFGKNTSAYRSGLGTRVVGTLFGYRRGHVHFAFQEEAKVSPAFLIQLATPTSVLVREMASGLVRIALECEKTMGKKGVKLLNEPVWRTYCNGKKCGFAMRRECGAEEWKVLKAVEPISMGAGVLPGNCNDNGAGSEGELMYMRAKFERVVGSKDSEAFYMMNPDGSGGPELSVYLLRV, via the coding sequence ATGAAGACAATCACAGCCAAGAGCCCCCACGATTCTTCTTTCTCCTTCTCCAGGAGATATTTCAACTGGAAAAAGAAggtggaagatgatgatgacAACGAGGAAGAAATCCTAACCTTCAGCTCCTCCTCGCATTTTTGTGAGGAAGCTAAGGAAGCAGAGGAGCTCCGAATCCCAGTGGCCAGTCGAGTTTCTTTAGTTCCACCACCAAGAAAGAAGCTTCCAATTGTGTCAGTTTCCAGACTTCGGTCGGCTCTCAGTGTGTTTGGGAAGAATACATCAGCATATCGTTCAGGTTTAGGCACCAGAGTGGTAGGAACCCTGTTTGGATATCGGCGTGGTCACGTCCACTTTGCATTTCAAGAAGAAGCAAAAGTAAGTCCAGCATTTTTAATCCAACTTGCAACACCGACTAGTGTTTTAGTTCGGGAAATGGCTTCTGGATTGGTTCGAATTGCCTTAGAGTGTGAAAAGACGATGGGGAAGAAAGGGGTGAAGTTGCTGAATGAGCCTGTTTGGAGGACTTACTGCAATGGAAAGAAATGTGGGTTCGCAATGAGGCGCGAGTGCGGAGCCGAAGAGTGGAAAGTGTTAAAGGCGGTGGAGCCAATTTCAATGGGTGCGGGTGTGCTACCAGGAAACTGCAATGACAATGGAGCTGGGTCCGAAGGTGAGCTGATGTACATGAGAGCCAAGTTCGAGAGGGTTGTTGGGTCTAAAGACTCGGAAGCCTTTTACATGATGAATCCTGATGGTTCCGGAGGCCCTGAGCTCAGTGTTTACCTGCTTAGAGTTTAG